In Veillonella criceti, one DNA window encodes the following:
- a CDS encoding helix-turn-helix domain-containing protein — translation MIISTLKNILYERDLTAYRVATETNSSRTFIQNLISNKFQQLNVEYLNNLCKYLNLNFTDFLYYYPFNIDITLDNNIFKVIVNYDNDEFLEMSLYVTLLSENKIPVVNIKDSDFENWRSFYEDHENILLELTLESIEEIYRKKQNYNLEPFIFLTRVSLLTDVNL, via the coding sequence ATGATAATATCAACACTAAAAAATATATTATATGAACGAGATTTAACAGCCTATAGGGTAGCAACTGAAACTAACAGTTCAAGAACTTTTATCCAGAATTTAATATCTAATAAATTTCAACAACTTAATGTTGAATATCTTAACAATCTATGTAAATATCTAAATTTAAATTTTACAGATTTTTTATATTACTACCCATTTAATATTGATATAACACTGGATAATAATATTTTTAAAGTTATAGTTAATTATGATAATGATGAGTTTCTAGAAATGTCGCTTTATGTGACTTTACTAAGTGAAAATAAAATTCCTGTAGTTAATATAAAAGATTCAGACTTCGAAAACTGGCGTTCATTTTATGAAGACCATGAAAATATATTATTAGAGCTAACTTTAGAATCTATAGAAGAAATTTATCGAAAAAAGCAAAACTATAACTTAGAACCCTTTATTTTTCTAACAAGAGTATCACTATTAACAGATGTTAACCTGTAA
- a CDS encoding tyrosine-type recombinase/integrase, with translation MWIEERQTQKGTVYRYYERYKCPKTNTMKRVSVTLEGNSPKHQKRAYTKLMCKINEAKEALEVKTITPTVTLYQVIEEWINYYKPTVSPRTQNTYDSSFNRLKALFEDIPLYDLKSIYIEEVLVNFHHVQGATYKYTCSLLRILKNALQYARRKGYIANVQDFLDITIKAKPKTITEIRKASNKFLDHNELKLCFAQLANIHKRIGLLIEFMTFTGLRIGELLALRECDYNRFNGAIDVNGSYDASTRTRGTPKNLYSYRKVPLNDRSKEIIEFFIRSNRWQYMSLGEPPEEERYIFINQNGHPYETQQINKILKR, from the coding sequence ATGTGGATAGAGGAACGACAAACACAAAAAGGCACGGTATACCGTTACTATGAACGGTACAAATGCCCTAAAACAAACACTATGAAGCGGGTATCTGTTACCCTAGAAGGTAATAGCCCTAAGCACCAGAAAAGAGCCTATACAAAGCTTATGTGCAAAATAAATGAAGCTAAAGAAGCGCTAGAAGTTAAGACTATTACGCCTACCGTAACACTGTATCAAGTAATAGAAGAATGGATAAACTATTATAAGCCTACTGTATCCCCTAGAACTCAAAATACCTACGATTCTTCATTCAATCGCTTAAAAGCCTTATTTGAGGATATACCACTATACGACCTAAAAAGCATATATATTGAAGAAGTATTGGTTAATTTTCATCACGTACAAGGTGCAACTTATAAATACACATGTAGCCTTTTACGCATACTAAAAAACGCCCTGCAATACGCAAGGCGAAAAGGGTATATAGCTAATGTACAGGACTTTTTAGACATTACTATAAAAGCAAAGCCAAAGACTATTACCGAGATTAGAAAAGCAAGTAATAAATTTCTGGATCATAACGAACTAAAACTATGTTTTGCACAGTTAGCCAACATTCATAAGCGTATAGGCCTTCTGATAGAATTTATGACATTTACAGGCTTACGCATAGGGGAGTTATTAGCGCTCCGTGAGTGTGATTACAACCGCTTCAATGGTGCAATTGATGTAAACGGTAGCTATGACGCCAGCACTAGAACTAGAGGAACACCAAAAAACCTATACAGCTATAGAAAAGTTCCTCTTAATGATAGGTCAAAAGAAATTATAGAGTTCTTTATACGCTCCAATAGATGGCAATATATGAGCCTCGGTGAGCCACCAGAAGAAGAACGCTATATATTCATCAATCAGAATGGCCACCCTTACGAAACGCAACAAATCAATAAGATATTAAAGCGTTAG